A portion of the uncultured Draconibacterium sp. genome contains these proteins:
- a CDS encoding glycoside hydrolase family 2 TIM barrel-domain containing protein, giving the protein MNRVSIVFCFVLLLNFVSCNSYTDYSNVPFEEPIPKPWEDPEIYQINKAEPHAHFIPFASAKQARTEDKWQSPLLKSLNGTWQFHLAQNPSERPFWFFKNDFDTREWDEIQVPANWEVVGFDYPIYTNVKYPHDRTPPLIQKDYNPVGSYKRTFEVPAEWNGSEIIAHFGAVSSNMNLWVNEQYVGYSEDSKTPAEFNITEYLVPGENTMAVEIFRWSDASYLEDQDFWRLSGITRDAYLIARGEQAIKDFRVGSNLDDSYTNGLFSLDLELANSGNLTVEAVLSDNGNVVKEFSETTDGTAVSFDAEIPNVKQWSAEIPNLYELVITLKNGEDVVEVIRQDVGFRRIEIIDATLRVNGKYVYIKGANLHEHNDKTGHVQDKETMLLDIKTMKENNLNAVRTSHYPQPELWYELCNKYGLYIVDEANIESHGMGYGDESLAKNEDWKAAHLYRTKNMFERDKNQPCVVIWSLGNEAGNGVNFMATYNFLKSVDDTRPVQYEQAHGGENTDINCPMYMRIEGMERFAQEKADKPLIQCEYAHAMGNSVGNLQDYWDVIEKYDVLQGGFIWDWVDQGLWTTDENGEGFWAYGGDFGPDTVPSDGNFCNNGLVDPDRAVKPHLLEVKKVYQHIGFNAVDLKKGIISIENKYVFMDLSAFDFVWEVTADGKVVDSGDLGTIDLAPGESKKVTIGFDVTPEADVEYFLNVHAKLKEDWSLVKAGWILAEEQFEIPFVVPVTLEYTFPQMPDVNLEESDETATVTGDGFLVTFDKKAGVISSLKKGETEMLITGPIPNFWRAPIDNDFGNNLHKRSRVWRKAGEIRKLTNVSVKELRENTVEVVFDFDLVNEEKEKIASYKSVYTVYGSGDVVVENNFKMAKDDLPEIVRMGMNLVMPRKFDQMSWFGRGPQESYWDRKTGAFVGLYSGSVADQYWAYLRPQENGNKTDVRWVTITDEAGNGLLFSGMPILEVSAHHNIMKDFESMERTDGRQVPGVEVINRHINDVKPRDLTSVNIDYKQMGVGGDNSWGAKTHEKYRLTEKKYAYSFRISVISGNDNLLKLTKRKF; this is encoded by the coding sequence ATGAATAGAGTTAGTATCGTTTTTTGTTTTGTATTATTATTGAACTTTGTTTCGTGTAACAGTTACACAGACTACTCGAACGTACCCTTCGAGGAGCCCATCCCGAAACCCTGGGAAGACCCTGAAATTTACCAGATAAACAAAGCCGAACCGCACGCGCATTTTATTCCATTTGCATCGGCTAAACAAGCCCGAACCGAAGACAAATGGCAATCGCCACTGCTAAAATCACTGAACGGGACATGGCAGTTTCACCTGGCGCAAAATCCGTCGGAGCGCCCGTTCTGGTTTTTCAAAAACGATTTTGATACCCGCGAGTGGGACGAAATTCAGGTGCCCGCCAACTGGGAAGTTGTTGGCTTTGATTACCCGATTTACACCAACGTAAAATACCCGCACGACAGAACTCCACCACTGATCCAGAAAGATTACAACCCGGTTGGATCGTATAAACGTACTTTCGAAGTCCCTGCAGAATGGAATGGTAGCGAAATCATCGCTCATTTTGGCGCCGTTTCGTCGAATATGAACCTTTGGGTGAACGAACAATACGTGGGTTACAGCGAAGACAGCAAAACACCTGCGGAATTTAATATCACCGAATATTTGGTGCCGGGAGAAAATACCATGGCCGTTGAGATTTTCCGTTGGAGCGATGCATCTTATCTGGAAGATCAGGATTTCTGGCGCTTAAGCGGAATTACACGCGATGCCTACCTAATTGCACGTGGCGAGCAAGCCATAAAAGATTTCCGCGTTGGTTCTAATCTTGACGATTCATATACAAATGGTTTGTTTTCTCTGGACCTTGAACTGGCAAACAGCGGTAACTTAACCGTTGAAGCTGTTCTTTCGGATAACGGAAATGTGGTAAAAGAATTCTCAGAAACCACCGACGGAACTGCTGTGAGTTTTGACGCTGAAATTCCGAACGTAAAACAATGGTCTGCCGAAATTCCAAATCTTTACGAACTGGTAATCACCCTAAAAAACGGAGAAGATGTTGTTGAAGTCATTCGCCAGGATGTTGGCTTCCGCCGAATTGAAATCATAGATGCAACACTTCGCGTAAACGGAAAATACGTTTACATAAAGGGTGCCAACCTGCACGAGCACAACGACAAAACCGGCCACGTTCAGGATAAAGAGACGATGCTGCTGGATATTAAAACGATGAAGGAAAACAACCTGAATGCTGTTCGTACTTCGCATTATCCGCAACCTGAATTGTGGTATGAGTTGTGTAATAAATACGGTTTGTACATTGTTGACGAAGCCAATATTGAATCGCACGGAATGGGTTACGGAGACGAATCGCTGGCCAAAAACGAAGACTGGAAAGCGGCCCATTTGTATCGCACAAAAAATATGTTTGAGCGCGACAAAAACCAACCTTGCGTAGTAATCTGGAGTTTGGGTAACGAAGCCGGAAACGGTGTAAACTTTATGGCAACATACAACTTCCTGAAATCAGTAGACGACACACGCCCTGTACAATACGAACAGGCTCACGGTGGCGAGAATACCGATATCAACTGCCCGATGTATATGCGCATAGAAGGCATGGAGCGTTTTGCCCAGGAAAAAGCCGACAAGCCTTTAATTCAATGCGAGTACGCGCATGCTATGGGCAACAGCGTTGGCAACTTACAAGATTACTGGGATGTAATTGAAAAATATGACGTTCTGCAAGGTGGATTTATCTGGGACTGGGTTGACCAGGGACTGTGGACTACCGATGAAAATGGCGAAGGATTCTGGGCGTACGGTGGCGACTTTGGCCCCGATACAGTTCCTTCTGATGGCAACTTCTGTAACAACGGTTTGGTTGATCCCGACCGCGCTGTAAAACCGCACCTGTTAGAAGTGAAAAAAGTGTACCAGCACATTGGGTTCAATGCAGTTGATTTGAAAAAAGGAATTATCTCGATCGAGAACAAATATGTATTTATGGATCTTTCGGCTTTTGACTTTGTTTGGGAAGTTACTGCCGATGGAAAAGTAGTTGACAGCGGCGACCTGGGAACTATCGATTTAGCTCCGGGCGAAAGCAAAAAGGTTACCATCGGTTTTGATGTAACGCCGGAAGCAGATGTTGAATATTTCCTGAATGTTCATGCAAAACTAAAAGAAGACTGGAGCCTTGTTAAAGCCGGATGGATTTTGGCTGAAGAGCAATTTGAAATTCCGTTCGTTGTTCCTGTGACGCTGGAATATACTTTCCCACAAATGCCTGATGTAAACCTGGAGGAATCAGATGAGACAGCAACCGTAACAGGAGACGGATTCTTGGTAACTTTCGATAAGAAAGCCGGTGTAATCTCTAGCCTTAAAAAAGGTGAAACAGAAATGCTGATCACTGGTCCTATCCCTAATTTCTGGCGTGCACCAATCGATAACGACTTTGGCAACAACCTGCACAAACGAAGCCGCGTTTGGCGCAAAGCAGGCGAGATCCGAAAACTTACCAATGTTTCAGTTAAAGAATTAAGAGAAAATACCGTTGAAGTAGTTTTTGATTTTGATCTTGTAAACGAGGAAAAAGAAAAAATTGCTTCATACAAATCTGTTTACACAGTCTACGGTTCGGGAGATGTTGTGGTTGAAAACAACTTTAAAATGGCAAAAGACGATCTTCCTGAAATCGTTCGCATGGGAATGAACCTTGTAATGCCACGCAAATTCGACCAGATGAGTTGGTTTGGCCGTGGTCCTCAGGAATCGTACTGGGACAGAAAAACCGGTGCTTTTGTTGGCTTGTACAGCGGCAGCGTTGCCGATCAGTACTGGGCATATCTTCGTCCGCAGGAAAACGGAAACAAAACCGATGTACGCTGGGTGACCATCACCGACGAAGCCGGAAACGGACTGCTATTCTCCGGCATGCCAATACTGGAAGTTAGCGCACACCACAACATCATGAAAGATTTCGAGAGTATGGAACGTACTGATGGCCGCCAGGTACCTGGAGTAGAAGTGATCAACCGCCATATTAACGATGTAAAACCACGCGACCTTACTTCGGTTAACATCGATTACAAACAAATGGGTGTTGGAGGCGATAACAGCTGGGGCGCAAAGACACATGAAAAATATCGGCTAACAGAAAAGAAGTATGCTTATTCGTTTAGAATCTCTGTAATATCAGGGAATGATAATCTATTGAAATTAACTAAGAGAAAATTTTAA
- a CDS encoding glycosyl hydrolase, translated as MEPEQPEQITLKGPRHTKKGICLVTKYSGWESKIEKINSSWSYSWGHRLQSSQPDGVEFVPMIWGAWSDTISVQKKLDEIETWVEEGKVTSLLGFNEPDSKNQANMSVESAIAYWPHLMEVNIPIGSPGCVHADSNWMKDFMQEVEKRNYRVDFICVHWYGGANPQSLVNYLKKVYELYKIPIWITEFAPADWGAKTIEESKISEEKALIFMKAILPELDKLDFVHRYAWFSANSSNPALGNSALFDSNGNLTALGEYYCNYENEN; from the coding sequence ATGGAACCAGAACAACCTGAGCAAATAACTCTAAAAGGACCAAGACATACAAAAAAGGGAATATGTTTAGTCACGAAATATTCAGGTTGGGAAAGCAAAATCGAAAAGATTAATTCAAGTTGGAGTTACAGTTGGGGACATAGATTACAAAGTTCACAACCCGATGGAGTGGAATTTGTTCCAATGATTTGGGGAGCTTGGTCTGACACTATTTCGGTCCAGAAAAAGTTAGATGAAATAGAAACATGGGTAGAAGAAGGGAAGGTGACCTCTCTTCTTGGATTTAATGAACCAGATAGTAAGAATCAGGCTAATATGTCTGTTGAAAGCGCTATCGCATATTGGCCACATTTAATGGAAGTCAATATCCCAATTGGCAGCCCTGGGTGTGTGCATGCCGATAGTAATTGGATGAAGGATTTTATGCAGGAGGTTGAAAAAAGAAATTATCGCGTTGATTTTATTTGTGTGCATTGGTATGGTGGAGCAAACCCTCAATCCCTTGTAAATTATTTGAAAAAAGTTTACGAGCTTTATAAAATACCAATTTGGATTACTGAATTTGCCCCTGCTGACTGGGGGGCTAAAACAATAGAGGAAAGCAAGATTTCAGAAGAAAAAGCCTTAATCTTTATGAAAGCAATTTTACCAGAATTGGATAAATTGGATTTTGTTCATCGTTATGCATGGTTTTCAGCCAATTCGTCAAATCCTGCTTTAGGAAATTCAGCTTTGTTTGATTCAAATGGAAATCTGACCGCACTTGGGGAGTATTACTGTAATTACGAGAACGAAAATTAA